A single window of Cytobacillus dafuensis DNA harbors:
- the trmFO gene encoding FADH(2)-oxidizing methylenetetrahydrofolate--tRNA-(uracil(54)-C(5))-methyltransferase TrmFO, giving the protein MKDIVVNVIGAGLAGSEAAWQIANRGISVRLYEMRPVKQTPAHHTDKFAELVCSNSLRANTLTNAVGVLKEEMRMLNSVIINSADACSVPAGGALAVDRHEFAALVTEKVKNHPNVTVIHEEVTEIPEGPTIVATGPLTSEALSSKLKELSGEEYLYFYDAAAPIIEKESINMDKVYLKSRYDKGEAAYLNCPMTEEEFNIFYEALVDAETVPLKEFEKEIFFEGCMPIEVMANRGKKTMLFGPMKPVGLEDPKTGKRPYAVVQLRQDDAAGTLYNIVGFQTHLKWGPQKEVIQLIPGLENAEIVRYGVMHRNTFINSPKVLKPTYQFRNRENLFFAGQMTGVEGYVESAASGLVAGINAARLVKGEELLEFPHESTLGSMARYITSANQKSFQPMNANFGLLPDLPEKIKGKKERNEQHANRALETIQNFAKNKGI; this is encoded by the coding sequence ATGAAAGATATCGTTGTAAATGTCATTGGAGCCGGCCTAGCTGGAAGTGAAGCAGCGTGGCAAATCGCTAATCGGGGCATTTCTGTACGGCTGTATGAGATGAGACCAGTTAAACAAACGCCTGCTCATCATACCGATAAATTCGCTGAGCTGGTATGTAGTAACTCCTTACGTGCCAATACGCTTACGAATGCTGTAGGTGTTCTTAAAGAAGAAATGAGAATGTTAAATTCAGTTATTATTAATTCGGCAGATGCTTGCTCGGTTCCAGCAGGAGGGGCTTTAGCTGTTGATCGTCACGAGTTTGCAGCACTTGTTACTGAAAAGGTAAAAAATCATCCGAATGTAACGGTTATTCATGAAGAGGTAACTGAGATTCCAGAAGGACCGACAATCGTTGCTACTGGGCCTTTAACGAGTGAGGCACTTTCTTCAAAATTAAAAGAATTATCAGGTGAAGAATATTTATATTTTTATGATGCAGCAGCACCCATAATTGAAAAGGAATCCATCAATATGGATAAGGTTTATTTAAAATCACGATATGATAAAGGTGAAGCTGCATATTTAAATTGTCCAATGACAGAGGAAGAATTCAATATATTTTATGAAGCATTAGTAGATGCTGAAACAGTACCATTAAAAGAATTTGAAAAAGAAATCTTTTTTGAAGGTTGTATGCCGATTGAGGTCATGGCTAACAGAGGTAAGAAAACGATGCTGTTCGGCCCTATGAAGCCTGTCGGTTTAGAGGATCCTAAGACTGGTAAAAGACCATATGCAGTTGTTCAGCTGCGGCAAGATGATGCTGCAGGGACCTTATATAATATCGTTGGATTCCAGACTCATTTAAAATGGGGCCCGCAAAAAGAAGTTATACAATTGATTCCGGGTTTAGAAAATGCAGAAATTGTTCGATATGGTGTTATGCACCGCAATACATTCATTAACTCTCCAAAGGTGTTGAAACCAACCTATCAATTCCGCAACCGTGAAAATTTATTTTTTGCAGGGCAAATGACGGGTGTTGAAGGATATGTAGAATCAGCAGCAAGTGGATTGGTGGCTGGAATAAACGCAGCTCGACTTGTTAAAGGGGAAGAATTACTCGAGTTTCCTCATGAATCAACCCTTGGAAGTATGGCGCGTTATATAACTTCCGCAAATCAAAAAAGCTTTCAGCCAATGAATGCTAATTTCGGCTTACTGCCAGATCTTCCTGAAAAAATTAAAGGGAAGAAAGAACGAAATGAACAACATGCTAACAGAGCGCTGGAAACAATTCAGAACTTTGCGAAAAATAAGGGTATTTAA
- the xerC gene encoding tyrosine recombinase XerC: MDQNVNNSLKLFIEYLQIEKNYSQYTIEHYQHDIQEFFMFTFEQAIKNLEDVKYIDVRLYLTRLYEEKFARKTVARKISCLRSFFKFLVREKIVSENPFALASIPKAEKKLPEFFYEEEMKELFNACESETLLGQRDKALLELLYATGIRVSECSQIRMKDIDMQLSTVLVHGKGNKQRYIPFGSFAHDALFVYIQNGRKSLLAKNSPNEYLFLNYRGGPLTPRGIRHILNKLIEQSALNGRIHPHMLRHSFATHLLANGADMRTVQELLGHAFLSSTQVYTHVTSEYLRKSYMAHHPRA, from the coding sequence ATGGACCAAAATGTGAACAATTCGTTAAAATTGTTTATTGAATATTTACAAATTGAAAAAAATTATTCACAATATACCATTGAGCATTATCAACATGATATTCAAGAATTCTTTATGTTCACATTTGAACAAGCAATAAAAAATTTAGAAGATGTCAAGTATATTGATGTCCGTCTTTATTTAACAAGGCTTTATGAAGAAAAATTTGCTAGAAAAACTGTTGCCCGAAAAATCTCTTGCTTAAGAAGTTTTTTTAAGTTCCTCGTCAGAGAGAAAATTGTTAGTGAAAATCCCTTTGCTCTTGCATCAATTCCTAAGGCTGAAAAAAAGCTTCCGGAATTTTTTTATGAAGAGGAAATGAAAGAGTTATTTAATGCATGTGAATCGGAAACTCTATTAGGGCAAAGAGATAAAGCATTATTGGAGCTTTTATATGCTACTGGTATCCGTGTGAGCGAATGCAGTCAAATTCGAATGAAGGACATTGATATGCAACTATCAACTGTATTGGTTCATGGGAAGGGCAACAAGCAAAGGTATATTCCGTTTGGAAGCTTTGCACACGACGCATTATTCGTATACATACAAAATGGTCGAAAAAGCTTGCTTGCAAAGAATTCGCCAAACGAGTACTTGTTTTTAAATTATCGTGGAGGTCCATTAACACCTCGAGGTATTAGGCATATTCTCAATAAGCTAATTGAGCAATCTGCATTGAATGGTCGTATACATCCTCATATGCTTAGGCACTCCTTTGCTACGCACTTATTAGCAAATGGAGCGGATATGAGAACGGTTCAAGAGTTGTTAGGTCATGCCTTTTTGTCATCGACACAAGTATACACACATGTAACAAGTGAGTATTTAAGAAAATCATACATGGCACACCATCCAAGAGCATAG
- the hslV gene encoding ATP-dependent protease subunit HslV, with protein sequence MSQFHATTIFAVNHKGNCAMAGDGQVTFGNAVVMKHTARKVRKLFNGKVLAGFAGSVADAFTLFEMFEGKLEEYNGNLQRAAVELAKQWRSDKVLRKLEAMLIVMNSESLLLISGTGEVIEPDDGVLAIGSGGNYALAAGRSLKRYAGDHLSAKEIAKASLEMAAEICVYTNHNIIVEEL encoded by the coding sequence ATGTCTCAATTCCATGCAACAACTATTTTTGCGGTCAACCATAAAGGAAATTGTGCTATGGCTGGAGACGGTCAAGTTACATTTGGAAATGCAGTGGTAATGAAGCATACAGCACGTAAAGTCCGAAAGCTTTTTAATGGAAAAGTGCTTGCTGGTTTTGCAGGTTCAGTTGCCGATGCTTTCACTTTATTTGAAATGTTTGAGGGAAAACTTGAAGAATACAATGGTAATTTGCAAAGAGCAGCAGTTGAGCTAGCTAAGCAGTGGAGAAGCGATAAGGTTTTGCGTAAATTAGAAGCTATGTTAATTGTTATGAATAGCGAAAGCTTGCTACTTATTTCCGGAACAGGTGAGGTTATTGAACCGGATGATGGAGTTTTAGCAATTGGCTCTGGGGGAAATTATGCGTTGGCTGCTGGCAGGTCGTTAAAACGATATGCTGGAGATCACTTATCTGCAAAAGAGATTGCCAAGGCTTCATTAGAAATGGCAGCTGAAATATGTGTTTATACAAATCACAATATTATTGTGGAAGAACTTTAA
- the hslU gene encoding HslU--HslV peptidase ATPase subunit has translation MVKGTNLTPRQIVEKLDQFIIGQKNAKKAVAVALRNRYRRGLLDERLRDEISPKNILMIGPTGVGKTEIARRMAKLVGAPFIKVEATKFTEVGYVGRDVESMVRDLVETSVRLVKEEKMTSVKERAEESANRIIVELLVPSNKKTANYKNPLEMLFGGNNNHSDQETTESDDMGIQAKRKVVKEKLALGELENEFITVELEEQQPSMFDMLQGSGMEQMGMNMQDALGGLIPKRRKKRKLTVSEARKVLTNEEAQKLIDMDEVTQEAVFRAEQSGIIFIDEIDKIASKNNGGSSADVSREGVQRDILPVVEGSTVVTKYGTVKTDHVLFMAAGAFHMAKPSDLIPELQGRFPIRVELTKLTVEDFFSILVEPDNALIKQYQALLETEGIEIEFSDDAIRRIAEFAFDVNQNTDNIGARRLHTIMEKLLEDLSFEAPEVTMEKIMITPQYVEEKLGAISRNKDLSQFIL, from the coding sequence ATGGTTAAAGGTACGAATTTAACACCCCGTCAAATCGTTGAAAAGCTAGATCAATTCATTATTGGTCAAAAAAATGCCAAAAAAGCAGTTGCAGTTGCACTAAGAAATAGATATCGACGAGGACTGCTTGATGAAAGGCTTCGTGATGAAATCAGTCCCAAAAATATATTGATGATTGGTCCTACTGGTGTCGGGAAAACAGAAATTGCACGTCGAATGGCAAAGCTAGTAGGGGCTCCATTTATAAAGGTTGAGGCTACAAAGTTTACAGAGGTAGGGTATGTTGGAAGAGATGTTGAATCAATGGTTAGAGACCTTGTTGAAACATCAGTACGCTTGGTAAAAGAAGAGAAAATGACAAGCGTAAAAGAACGTGCTGAAGAAAGTGCGAATCGCATTATAGTAGAATTATTAGTACCATCTAATAAGAAGACTGCAAACTATAAAAATCCTCTTGAAATGCTTTTTGGTGGCAATAATAATCACTCAGATCAAGAAACAACTGAGTCGGATGACATGGGAATTCAAGCTAAACGCAAAGTTGTGAAGGAGAAACTAGCACTTGGTGAGCTTGAAAATGAATTTATTACAGTAGAGCTTGAAGAACAGCAGCCTTCAATGTTTGATATGCTTCAAGGTTCTGGTATGGAACAAATGGGAATGAATATGCAAGATGCGCTCGGCGGGTTAATTCCTAAACGCAGGAAGAAAAGAAAACTAACTGTTAGTGAAGCAAGAAAGGTATTAACCAATGAAGAGGCACAAAAACTTATTGATATGGATGAAGTGACCCAAGAAGCTGTTTTTCGTGCAGAGCAATCTGGTATCATCTTTATTGATGAAATCGATAAAATTGCAAGCAAAAATAATGGTGGATCATCTGCTGATGTATCACGTGAGGGTGTGCAGAGAGACATACTCCCAGTAGTGGAGGGCTCTACTGTCGTAACTAAATACGGTACCGTAAAAACAGATCATGTTCTGTTTATGGCTGCAGGTGCATTTCATATGGCAAAGCCATCAGATTTAATTCCTGAATTACAAGGGCGTTTTCCAATCCGTGTAGAATTGACAAAGCTTACTGTAGAAGACTTTTTTAGTATTTTAGTTGAGCCAGATAATGCTTTAATTAAACAATATCAAGCATTATTGGAAACTGAAGGTATAGAAATTGAATTTTCTGACGATGCTATACGTAGGATTGCTGAATTTGCATTTGATGTAAATCAAAATACAGATAATATCGGAGCACGTCGTTTACACACGATTATGGAAAAATTATTGGAAGACTTATCTTTTGAAGCTCCAGAGGTTACAATGGAGAAAATTATGATTACTCCTCAATATGTTGAGGAAAAATTAGGAGCTATATCTCGTAACAAAGATTTGAGCCAATTTATTTTGTAA
- the codY gene encoding GTP-sensing pleiotropic transcriptional regulator CodY, which yields MDLLTRTRKINAMLQRAAGKPVNFKEMSETLSDVITANTFVVSRRGKLLGFAVNQQIENDRMKQMIADRQFPEEYTNNLFNIKETSPNLGVESDYSAFPVENKELFSTGLTTIVPIIGGGERLGTLILARLNEQFHDDDLILAEYGATVVGMEILREKSEEIEEEARSKAVVQMAISSLSYSELEAIEHIFEELNGNEGLLVASKIADRVGITRSVIVNALRKLESAGVIESRSLGMKGTYIKVLNDKFLFELDKLKSN from the coding sequence ATGGATTTATTAACAAGAACAAGAAAAATTAATGCAATGCTTCAAAGAGCAGCTGGGAAACCAGTAAACTTTAAAGAAATGTCAGAAACATTAAGTGATGTAATTACTGCCAATACTTTTGTTGTTAGCCGTCGTGGGAAATTATTAGGATTCGCAGTTAATCAACAAATTGAAAATGACCGTATGAAACAAATGATTGCAGATCGTCAATTCCCAGAAGAATATACAAATAATCTCTTTAATATAAAAGAAACTTCGCCTAACTTAGGAGTGGAAAGTGATTATTCTGCATTCCCTGTTGAAAATAAAGAGCTTTTCAGCACAGGATTAACAACAATCGTTCCAATTATTGGTGGAGGAGAGCGTCTAGGCACACTTATCCTTGCGAGATTAAATGAACAGTTCCATGATGACGACTTAATTCTTGCTGAATATGGAGCAACAGTAGTAGGGATGGAAATCCTACGTGAAAAATCCGAAGAAATTGAAGAGGAAGCTAGAAGTAAAGCTGTCGTTCAAATGGCAATCAGTTCTCTTTCTTATAGTGAACTTGAAGCAATTGAACATATTTTCGAGGAATTAAATGGAAATGAAGGCTTGCTAGTAGCTTCAAAAATTGCCGATCGCGTTGGAATTACAAGATCAGTAATCGTAAATGCTTTAAGGAAATTAGAAAGTGCTGGTGTCATTGAATCTAGATCTCTAGGGATGAAGGGAACATATATTAAGGTATTGAATGACAAGTTTTTATTTGAATTGGATAAACTCAAATCAAACTAA
- the flgB gene encoding flagellar basal body rod protein FlgB, with amino-acid sequence MKLFSSTIDTIENGLNYSSLKQKVISQNIANESTPGYKAKDVSFKDTLQTAVNQSLGANRTDDRHFDFKGTSPTASGIINRKNVSYNHNGNSVDIDNEMTDLASNQIYYNALIERMNGKFSSLQNVIRGGK; translated from the coding sequence ATGAAGTTGTTTTCAAGTACGATTGACACCATTGAAAATGGTTTAAATTATTCATCTCTAAAACAAAAAGTAATCTCACAAAATATTGCAAATGAATCAACTCCAGGCTATAAAGCAAAGGATGTAAGCTTTAAAGACACATTACAAACAGCAGTGAATCAATCATTAGGTGCAAATCGAACTGACGATAGGCATTTTGATTTCAAGGGGACCTCACCTACGGCCTCGGGGATTATTAATCGGAAAAATGTGTCATACAATCATAATGGAAATAGCGTTGATATCGATAATGAGATGACAGACTTAGCTAGTAACCAAATTTATTACAATGCTTTGATTGAAAGAATGAACGGGAAATTTTCTAGCTTACAAAATGTGATAAGAGGAGGTAAATAG
- the flgC gene encoding flagellar basal body rod protein FlgC encodes MSIFHSMNNTASALSAQRLRMDVISSNMANIDSTRSKIENGEWQPYRRKAVVLEPKEAQFSNYLNKAMNRSDSQTVGNGVKVTRIVEDQTPFKLVYNPEHPDANDEGYVELPNVDPLKEMVDLMSATRSYEANVTVFNASKSMMMKALEIGR; translated from the coding sequence ATGTCAATATTTCATAGTATGAATAACACTGCCTCAGCCTTGTCAGCCCAGAGGCTAAGAATGGACGTTATTTCTTCAAATATGGCAAATATTGATTCAACACGATCAAAAATTGAAAATGGCGAATGGCAGCCGTACAGACGTAAAGCGGTAGTACTTGAGCCGAAGGAAGCACAGTTTTCTAACTACCTAAATAAGGCAATGAATCGGTCAGATTCGCAAACGGTTGGAAATGGTGTAAAGGTGACAAGAATTGTTGAGGATCAGACTCCATTTAAGCTTGTTTATAATCCAGAGCATCCTGACGCAAATGATGAAGGGTATGTTGAACTTCCTAATGTTGATCCGTTGAAAGAGATGGTCGATTTAATGAGTGCAACGAGATCGTATGAAGCCAATGTTACAGTTTTTAACGCTTCTAAAAGCATGATGATGAAAGCATTAGAAATTGGGAGATAA
- the fliE gene encoding flagellar hook-basal body complex protein FliE, whose product MNTVGLPSVSHVLKPQENQKTHTYTPYEAHKSFASVLKESINNVNELQVNSDNMTEKLVRGENVDLHQVMIASQKASISLQATLEIRNKVIEAYQEIMRMQV is encoded by the coding sequence ATGAATACTGTTGGACTGCCATCCGTTAGCCATGTACTTAAGCCTCAAGAAAATCAAAAGACTCATACATATACACCATACGAAGCACATAAGAGTTTTGCGTCCGTTTTGAAGGAATCAATTAATAATGTAAATGAACTTCAAGTAAACTCCGATAATATGACTGAAAAACTTGTAAGAGGTGAAAATGTAGATTTGCATCAAGTAATGATCGCATCACAAAAAGCTAGCATTTCCTTACAAGCGACGTTAGAAATTCGTAATAAAGTAATTGAGGCTTATCAAGAAATAATGAGAATGCAAGTTTAA
- the fliF gene encoding flagellar basal-body MS-ring/collar protein FliF, with amino-acid sequence MKESFQKYIDKIQEFWKSRTKKQKVLLFGSALLFIIVITAVSLLTTRTTLVPLYSNLSPSETGTIKESLDGRGIQSEIADGGTTIKVPEEVVDTLKVELAAEGIPKSGNIDYSFFSQNAGIGTTENEFNMIKLDAMQTEIADLMKGIEGVNDAKVMINLPEKGIFVSDSSEEASASIVLNTKPGYQFEESQIQALYHLVSKSVPNLPTDNIVIMNQNFEYFDLKKNQNSSPGSSFAEQHEIKKQIERDVQRQVQGMLGTLMGQDKVVVSVTADVDFTQENREENLVTPVDEENMEGIAISAQKITETFSGNGDQAGGLTAPGDPADVPGSSYLEGNGSNGDYEKIEETINNEVNKIRKEIVESPYKVRDLGIQVMVEPPEPDDPSSLPQERVDDITKILSTIVRTTIDKNAGGEELTDEAINDKIVVSVQPFNGKVEFPDDVKSDIPLWVYIVGGILLAIIAVLIFLFIRAKRKHMEEGEFEEFQEPIYVPDVNETQETESSMRKKQLEKMAKEKPEDFAKLLRTWIAED; translated from the coding sequence ATGAAGGAATCGTTTCAAAAATATATCGATAAAATTCAAGAATTTTGGAAAAGCCGAACCAAAAAACAAAAGGTTTTGCTATTTGGTTCCGCGCTTTTATTCATTATTGTAATAACTGCTGTATCTTTATTAACTACTAGAACAACCCTAGTACCTTTATATAGCAATTTATCTCCATCAGAAACTGGAACGATAAAAGAAAGCTTAGATGGAAGAGGAATTCAATCTGAGATAGCAGATGGTGGAACAACGATAAAAGTGCCGGAAGAAGTAGTAGACACACTTAAGGTGGAGCTTGCTGCTGAAGGCATTCCTAAATCCGGAAATATCGACTATTCATTTTTTAGCCAAAATGCCGGAATAGGTACAACAGAGAATGAATTCAATATGATAAAACTTGATGCTATGCAAACGGAAATAGCCGATTTAATGAAAGGTATTGAGGGCGTAAATGATGCAAAGGTAATGATAAATCTTCCGGAAAAAGGGATTTTTGTTAGTGATTCATCGGAAGAAGCATCTGCATCCATCGTTCTAAATACAAAGCCGGGCTACCAGTTTGAGGAATCTCAAATTCAAGCATTATATCATTTAGTATCTAAAAGTGTTCCAAACTTACCTACTGATAATATCGTCATTATGAACCAAAATTTTGAGTACTTTGATTTGAAGAAAAATCAAAATTCCTCACCGGGATCGTCTTTTGCTGAACAGCATGAAATCAAAAAGCAAATTGAAAGAGATGTACAGCGTCAAGTGCAAGGCATGCTTGGTACTTTGATGGGTCAGGATAAGGTTGTTGTATCTGTAACGGCAGATGTTGATTTCACCCAAGAAAATCGGGAAGAAAACCTTGTAACCCCTGTTGATGAGGAAAATATGGAAGGAATCGCTATTAGCGCCCAAAAAATCACTGAAACCTTCTCGGGTAATGGGGATCAAGCAGGTGGTTTAACTGCTCCTGGTGACCCTGCGGATGTACCCGGTTCATCATACTTAGAAGGAAATGGGTCAAATGGAGATTACGAGAAAATTGAAGAAACAATTAATAATGAAGTAAATAAAATTCGTAAAGAAATCGTGGAAAGTCCTTACAAGGTTAGGGATCTAGGAATTCAAGTAATGGTTGAGCCGCCTGAACCAGATGATCCAAGCTCTCTCCCGCAAGAAAGAGTCGATGACATTACGAAAATTCTATCAACGATTGTCCGTACAACCATTGATAAGAATGCTGGTGGAGAGGAATTAACTGATGAGGCTATCAATGATAAAATCGTCGTTTCAGTTCAACCATTTAATGGAAAGGTTGAGTTCCCTGATGATGTAAAATCAGACATACCTCTTTGGGTTTATATTGTAGGTGGAATCCTTCTTGCGATTATCGCAGTCTTAATTTTCCTATTTATAAGAGCAAAAAGAAAACATATGGAAGAAGGAGAATTCGAGGAATTCCAAGAGCCAATTTATGTCCCTGACGTTAATGAGACACAAGAAACAGAGAGTTCAATGCGTAAGAAACAGCTTGAGAAAATGGCAAAAGAAAAACCAGAAGACTTCGCAAAATTATTACGCACTTGGATAGCTGAAGATTAG
- the fliG gene encoding flagellar motor switch protein FliG: protein MSKKEQKGLSGKQKAAILLISLGPDVASSVYKHLSEEEIEKLTLEISGVKKVDSHAKEEILEEFHNIALAQDYISQGGIGYAKTVLEKALGNEQAAVIINRLTSSLQVRPFDFARKADPAQILNFIQNEHPQTISLILSYLDAAQAGQILSELPQEMQADIARRIAVMDSTAPEIINEVEQILERKLSATVTQDYTQTGGIEAVVDVLNGVDRSTERTILDALEIQDPELAEEIKKRMFVFEDIVTLDSRAIQRVIRDCESQDLMLSLKVSSEEVKEIIFKNMSKRMVETFRDEMEYMGPVRLRDVEEAQSRIVAIIRRLEEAGEIVVARGGGDDIIV, encoded by the coding sequence ATGTCGAAAAAAGAACAAAAGGGATTATCAGGTAAACAAAAGGCAGCCATACTTCTTATATCTCTTGGTCCAGATGTGGCATCTTCTGTATATAAACATTTAAGTGAGGAAGAAATTGAGAAATTAACATTAGAAATTTCAGGTGTGAAGAAAGTAGACTCACATGCAAAAGAAGAAATCCTTGAAGAATTTCACAATATTGCCTTAGCACAGGATTATATTTCACAAGGTGGAATTGGCTATGCGAAAACAGTCCTGGAAAAGGCTCTTGGAAATGAACAAGCTGCCGTTATCATTAACAGGCTTACTTCTTCCTTACAAGTTAGACCATTTGATTTCGCAAGAAAAGCTGACCCGGCTCAAATATTAAACTTTATTCAAAATGAGCATCCACAAACCATTTCATTAATATTATCTTATCTTGATGCAGCGCAAGCGGGACAAATTCTTTCAGAGCTTCCTCAAGAAATGCAAGCAGATATTGCAAGGAGAATTGCTGTAATGGATAGCACTGCTCCTGAAATCATTAATGAAGTGGAACAAATTCTTGAAAGAAAGCTTTCAGCAACTGTTACTCAGGATTATACACAAACAGGTGGAATTGAAGCGGTTGTTGATGTATTAAATGGGGTTGATCGATCTACTGAGCGTACTATTTTGGATGCATTAGAAATTCAAGACCCTGAGCTTGCTGAAGAAATCAAGAAAAGAATGTTCGTATTCGAAGATATTGTTACACTTGATAGCCGTGCAATACAACGTGTTATTCGTGATTGTGAGAGTCAGGATTTAATGCTCTCACTAAAAGTTTCAAGTGAAGAAGTAAAAGAAATTATATTCAAAAATATGTCAAAACGTATGGTTGAAACCTTTAGAGACGAAATGGAATACATGGGTCCAGTCAGACTTCGTGATGTAGAAGAGGCTCAATCAAGAATTGTTGCAATTATTCGTCGTTTAGAGGAAGCAGGAGAAATCGTCGTTGCCCGTGGCGGGGGAGATGATATTATTGTCTAG
- the fliH gene encoding flagellar assembly protein FliH — MILLSRLIKWTPNTSQQVQVEKRVISIKILEQFKQETDEETTVPFILEEHTKNILEQAQHDAEAILNKARLEADELRQQLDEKRQSFELEMVSLTEQAKASGFASGLEEGRKEGYFEYSQLIQTAKSVIDSAKKDYLTHVESSEKAILEIGLKVAQKILGKTIDDNEEEFLSFVKRALREARENQEIQLHVHPIHYEFLLLNKEELKMLFPREVDLFIYPDDDLAESSCIIESVNGRIDASIDSQLEEVKRKLIEMLEGE, encoded by the coding sequence ATGATATTATTGTCTAGGTTAATTAAATGGACACCTAATACATCCCAACAAGTTCAAGTCGAAAAAAGAGTAATCTCGATAAAAATATTAGAGCAATTTAAGCAAGAAACTGATGAAGAAACTACTGTTCCATTCATTCTAGAAGAGCACACAAAAAATATTTTAGAACAAGCTCAACATGACGCTGAGGCCATTTTAAATAAAGCTAGGCTTGAGGCTGATGAGCTTCGACAACAACTAGATGAGAAACGGCAGTCGTTTGAATTAGAAATGGTTTCATTAACAGAACAAGCTAAGGCATCTGGATTTGCTTCAGGACTAGAAGAAGGACGTAAAGAAGGATATTTCGAATACAGTCAACTAATTCAGACGGCAAAATCGGTTATTGATTCAGCAAAAAAGGATTATCTTACGCATGTAGAATCATCTGAAAAAGCAATTCTAGAAATCGGGTTAAAGGTCGCACAGAAAATCTTAGGGAAAACTATTGATGATAATGAAGAAGAATTTTTATCTTTTGTGAAACGCGCATTAAGAGAAGCAAGAGAAAACCAAGAAATTCAGCTTCATGTCCATCCTATCCATTATGAATTCCTACTCTTGAATAAAGAGGAATTAAAAATGCTTTTCCCTAGGGAAGTCGATTTGTTCATTTATCCAGACGATGATTTGGCAGAATCAAGCTGTATTATCGAATCTGTTAATGGAAGGATAGACGCCAGTATTGATAGTCAGCTTGAAGAGGTAAAACGTAAGCTTATTGAAATGCTAGAAGGTGAATAG